From Diceros bicornis minor isolate mBicDic1 chromosome 16, mDicBic1.mat.cur, whole genome shotgun sequence, one genomic window encodes:
- the SIGLEC15 gene encoding sialic acid-binding Ig-like lectin 15 has translation LGSFVRTKRDTTGNLLNTEVHSAPTQRWSMQVPAEVSAAAGEAAVLPCTFTHPHRHYDGPLTAIWRAGEPYAGPQVFRCAAARGSELCQTALSLHGRFRLLGNPRRNDLSLRIERLALADDGRYFCRVEFAGDIHDRYESRHGVRLRVTAAPRIVNISVLPGPAHAFRALCTAEGEPPPAIAWSGPALGNGSVAVPGPGQDHSHQVTAELPALDHDGRYTCTASNSLGRAEASVYLFRFRGASGASAIALQLGALGLKALLLLGVLAARATARRCQEHAVTQDTPPWPQAQESNYENLSQMSPRGPPTAVCSP, from the exons CTAGGATCATTTGTGAGAACTAAGAGAGATACTACTGGGAACCTGCTCAACACAGAGGTGCACA GTGCCCCGACGCAGCGCTGGTCCATGCAGGTGCCGGCCGAGGTGAGCGCGGCGGCGGGCGAGGCGGCCGTGCTGCCCTGCACCTTCACGCACCCGCACCGCCACTACGACGGGCCGCTCACGGCCATCTGGCGCGCGGGCGAGCCCTACGCCGGCCCGCAGGTGTTCCGGTGCGCGGCGGCGCGGGGCAGCGAGCTCTGCCAGACGGCGCTGAGCCTGCACGGCCGCTTCCGGCTGCTGGGCAACCCGCGCCGCAACGACCTCTCGCTGCGCATCGAGCGCCTCGCCCTGGCGGATGACGGCCGCTACTTCTGCCGCGTTGAGTTCGCCGGCGACATCCACGACCGCTACGAGAGCCGCCACGGCGTCCGGCTCCGCGTGACCG CCGCCCCGCGGATCGTCAATATCTCGGTGCTGCCCGGCCCGGCGCACGCCTTCCGCGCGCTCTGCACCGCCGAAGGGGAGCCGCCGCCCGCTATCGCGTGGTCGGGCCCGGCCCTAGGCAACGGCTCGGTCGCGGTGCCGGGCCCGGGTCAGGATCACAGCCACCAGGTGACCGCTGAGCTGCCCGCGCTGGACCACGACGGCCGCTACACGTGCACAGCCTCCAACAGCCTGGGCCGCGCCGAGGCCAGCGTCTACTTGTTCCGCTTCCGCGGCGCCTCCGGGGCCTCGGCGATCGCCCTCCAGCTCGGCGCCCTCGGCCTCAAGGCGCTCCTGCTGCTCGGCGTTCTGGCTGCCCGCGCCACCGCCCGGCGCTGCCAAG AACACGCAGTCACCCAGGACACGCCACCATG GCCCCAGGCTCAGGAGTCCAATTATGAAAACTTGAGCCAGATGAGCCCCCGGGGCCCACCGACAGCTGTGTGTTCACCGTGA